aaaagaaaataaccGAGAAGTGAGTTCTCTATATGCTTAGTATGGCCTAGTGAGTCTATATTTACATTGTACTTAGAAGTAGAACTAAACACCTGTTTATTTTCTACAGCTTTTTGGAGTGCTTCTTTCCACAATTGATCCCATTTGCAAGTGATGGTGCAATCAGCCATATCAGGATCACGGTTTTGCTAAAATGCGTTGGTTAATTGGTCCCAGGTTGCATTATTCTAGTAATTATGGAATCTTGTATATATCTTGTGGACCTGGGCACAAAATACATGCAAGATGCATAATTACCTGCTGTTAGTTTGGATTTTAGAGTCTATTCTAGTTATTGTATTCAATTCtaggcttttttttttgtctccgtctataattatttatttgtctTATACTCATTCTTATCATAAGTTGAGATGCCCTAATGGAAGATTTCTTCTATTTTTAGTCGGGTCCACTGTAATGTAGGTATTTAAGAAATTAACACATTATCTTtcattagttaaaatttatgtTGGACCCACCAAAGAGTGAGACTCAAAATTTACCGTTAGactataacaaaaaaaagtcaTAAGTTTTAACCAATAAAAATCAAGAGACAAACTACATTCGgggatttgaaaaatgaataaTTGTGTGCCTACCTTTTTTGTGTCACTAAGGCTTTAAGTTATAGGCctagtttggaagagcttatttgagcttatctgacagcataagctcttatgtcagtgtttgagagagcttatgcaaacagcttatggtatgctataagctattttcagcttattttcataagctactcatgatagcttatgaaaaatagcttatgcttatatacaacttatttttaatttatttcaataaatttttaaaaatagcttatgaataagcgcttatatcataagcgcttatgaccataagcgcttaattaagtttttccaaacggggccataATATAGAGACACATCAAGAGCTCATCTTTATACTCTATGACCAAGTTATGATTCTTTTGACCTAGTTTATACCTTAAGTTCACCGCACAACCCAATGTTTAAGATTAGATGAAACATGCAATCCCTTCTTTAGTTATTTCACCATATAAATCAAACCAATTAGAGCAGAAGATTGCTAGCAATATTTTCTTTCATACTTTCTTTCTAACACCCTCACTGTTTGGTTAAAAtttagggttaatggtcaaattagtccctgagcTTGTAAgcaagtttgattttagtccatcTAAGGAAAAATAACATTTAGTGGCGGTCATTTTTACAATTACTGACGGTTTTTTACCGCCATTTAACATCATTTTTCCtcagagggactaaaattaaactcGGTTACAAACTcatggactaatttgaccattaaccctaaaTTTATGTAGATTTCACCAAATTAGAAAGAAAGTGTCAAATATTACTTAGCAATTCTCATTAAAGTATTCACTTTCTTCAATGTTGTTGTTACGAACTTACGATTAGGAAATCTGTGTCTTGCACATCTTGAGGCATATCTTTCCCCCATATAGCCATTTCTGTAAATTTGATTAACATAGAGGAGACAAGCAGAATAGGAGATGCAAATGGAACTGTGTATTTTATCCATTCCTTGAACTTACTTATTTTCTTCAAACAAATACAGtgtaaagaaataaaaaaaaaagagctacAAAAAATCTTATAAACAATCCATCCACTCAAAGAAGTATGCTTCCTGGAGGACCAATCCCAGTACATTGCTGAGTTCTTGTTGTGTATACTTCTCTTCCATGAGAAGAACTTCCATGATTTACTTATGTATCTTTGCTGGTTATTCACAAGAAAACTAACTCTTCAGAGTCGCTGCCTCTGATTATGCAAAACCTTAAAGAATGACCACCTTTTCATTTATACTATCAAGCTGTAATTTGCCAGAACTATGCTAAAAAACACACTATAATACAATGTGTTGGTATCAGGAAACCACAGAAGCTGAAATTGCTAAATGAAGAATTGCCAAGTGCTTCTAGGAGTTGGGAACAAAGGTGCCAACATATCCAAATGCCATGATGAAGAAGGCAAATGCTTGGATAAATAGGTAGATGAAGTAGTGGTTTTTCCCAAACATAACATCATAGCAGCCACAAAAGAAGAGGTAGAATCCAACACCAAGTTCTAACATGTGAACCCTGATGATATTTGAACACAAAGAAGACAAATGTAGGTAAATACTAAGTAGTCTACTATTGTATAACATCAACTATTTAGAAATCTCTGAAAATGCTAGTAAAAAAGTGAGCCAATAATGCATCATTTATACCTGTCTCCAACCCTGAATCTAGGCTTCTTGGGTGCTTTACCTCCTGCTTTAGCCTTGAGAGCATCTCCAAGCTTTTCAGTGACAATCCATTCATTCACTCGACTAGCCTCGAGTAGACCGATAATCGTTGCCTTTGTTCGATGCAGAGACATAACATTTTCAAAGAGAATCCAGAAGACCATTAAATGTAGTGACCTGAAACATAGAAAACACTGTCTAAGGTTGAAACAAAGTTTTACTTCGCAATACAAGTTCCTTGTTTGTGCTTATGTGATTTGATTATAGAGGAAAACTTGAGAGAAATCAAGACCTTGGAGTTCCAACTGCATTTAGAATTGTGATAACAGAAGGGATGTAAACAGCTCCCCATTTTGGAACCACAACCTCAGGCACCAAAACTGTTGCAGGTAATATGATGCAATAGAACACAAATGTGTTGATGTGTGCTACGACTTTCCGAACAAAGAAAAAACTGTAAATCACATGTATCTTCTTCCACAATGACACTTTCTGCAATGGAAATACAAATGAAATTTGGAGCATAAGTGGCGAATATGTATTGTCCTATACATTGCTGATGATATTAAAGGAAGCAACCTTACCTTGTTTCTTACAATCTCCAAGACCATTTTCTTGAACAGATTGGCTGGTCCACAAGACCAACGGTGCTGTTGGTAGCGGTAGGCCTTGAGAGTACTTGGCAATTCATTTTTAACCTGTAGTTAGTCAAGTAAGTGCATGTTTAGAAAtaattttacaattgattctagagtcaaaatcaattcttggGAGAAGGgttccagaattgattctgaggaaaaaTTAGGTGATTAAAACATGCTATAAATATCTCATGTCAAAGACAAACTGATCATTCCACATATATGGAAAAGAACATCATGTTAGTTGCTCATTTTTCGTTCTAGGTTGAGTTAAAGAGTTCTTGTTCTAGGTCGGTCTCTTAGGGTTCAGTGCGTAAACAATTCTAATTCTGGGAGAAATTATTAGTTACTAGTCTACTAGTATGTTTGGTTCCACAGTGGATAGGTCTAGAATCACTTCTTATTAGAAGCTATAAGTCTTAACTTCTAAGTAAACACGTCTTAGATTTTTTTGCAAATTGCACAACCAAACATACACTAGGAGTAACTTTTATATGAGAGAAGTGATTATGAAAGGATTAGCCATGAATTCAAACAAGTATAGTAAATTACAAAATCTGAGTTATTAAGAAAGAGAACCTTCAAGTCAGACAAGTATAGGAATTTCCATCCTTTGAGACTTGCTCGTACAGCCAGGTCCATATCTTCCACTGTGGTCCTATCCTTCCACCCACCAGCTTCATTCAGCGCCGAAATTCTCCATATTCCAGCAGTCCCTATATCATTTCCAACAGTACAAAACATCAGCCAAAATTCCAAATCTTCATTCCATAACAGAACATGAAACAGCTTCAAATTATGGAACAAAAaatcttttgttttgttttgttcccATAAAAATGAAAAGGTGAACAAAATTTGTCATCATATTTACCATTGAAGCCAAAGAAGGCATAAGTGGAAGACCCCACTTCTTGTTCCACAGTAAAATGGTAATCCAGTGACATCTCTTGCATTCTTGTCATTAAACATTCATCTGAATTCACTGAacttacaaaaagaaaaaagaaatcatTGCCTTTAACATTTATCAACATTTGGTGGCATGAAAATTACAATGTCATCATGTAATAATGTTGGTTTCTGCAGAAGAGGGATCAAACTAAATTTCCAGCTGTCAGTTAGTGGAGATTAGACAGTGACTTAACCAAGGTCCACCATTAAATTTTCACATGCTGCTGCCTCAGAAGAGAAGCATTGGGAAAAAAAAGGGGAAGATGAAGGACAATGCTTCAATGATGATATCAACAACCACAATAATACCAACAACGGTGTTGTTCTTATAAGACAGAAATACCCTTCTATGTGCTAGCAGAAAATCAACCATAATAAAGTTTTCAACCCCCCAAAATCTTCAATTTATGATTTTGCAGAAAATTTCTGGTAATGCACATGCCGCCCTAAACAATTCCATTTCCTTGTGTTTAGTGGAGTGTGACCTTTCAATCCTAGCTACTTATTGAGGCTTTAGCATTAAAGTCACTAAAAGAccatatttctttcttcttttggtaCATGATTGCGTTCTTGAAAATATGATTTCTTATAAAAGTAAagctttttgttttttcctaACAAAGGACACACTTTTTGCTTTAATCACGTTATAGTAGTAGTAGTTTCAAGAAAACTATGTATAGCATGTTGTAAAATAACATGGAAGCATAGTGCTTAAATAGTACTATAACTTATGAGATGCCAAATACTAGTTCTTAAAACTAGTCGTGTGAAAATTTACAACAGAATCTATTCCCCTGGATTATGCAGGGAGATTATTGTGATTGTTGAAACAATTTCTCTTTTTGACATTCTTACAAGTTTGCCTACATCGTGAAAAGTCAGGGTAAAAATAAAATCACGGTGAATAATCTAAAAAAGTTAAGAGAGACTGAAATTGTTTATCGTGATTTTAGCTTACCATGTTTTTTGCCAAACATGCAATAAGTATGTTTGAACTGTTGTTGAACTTAACATGAATTTACGTTGAAGTTATCAAATAACAGAAGTTAATGTGTTAAAATTTTACTTCTCTGATTCACGTTAAACTCTACGTGGAAAGCTCTAGCTTATGTGTCCCTGTCTTAAAATACTTGAGGTTGAATTACGTTTACATTGAGTCTAACAAACATGCTCTTAGTTGCGTAAACCACATCCACAATGACCCCTTCATTAAGGTTTCCCACTTCTTCCCAAGCCTTTACCTCCAATTTTTTATCAGTTTCCACATTAAGAAGTGGTCCAGTGGTTATTACTTACTATCTGACTTTTCGGCCACAAATGACACATAACCAAAACCCCATTTCCGCTATAAATGAATAATTAGCCGGGACGATATATCTGTGAAGACCATTATTATTATATCATGGTTAATCTTCTATCAGTTCGTTGGTGACTTTTCATGACAGACTGTTCCCACTTCCCACAAATATTTTATAGGTGTCCTAATATGTCATTCCTACCTTTTTCCATAGCATTGGACAAAAGAAGTCAAACAATGGTAAGGAAAATACGGGCTTACACTCACTCTACCCACATCCACATTATGCATGAGAGGAATAAAActagaaaagagaaaaatgaaaaatataacaTCTAATGTGATAACAAATAAGAAAGATCGAGTAAAGATGTGGCAGAAGAAAAAGTAAGTATGAATATATCAAAGTTATCAAACCAATGTGTGTAAAACATCAAATGATAGAACACTAGAAATAGCtcttattttcttcaatttgataTACTTATGATCACTTTCTCATCTATTTCAATatcatctttttcttttcatattgCTCTATTTTGCTCATCAATTCACATAGAAAATTATTGTAAgccaaaatcataaaagacaaaaacaatttttattaacttttGCCATTTATTGTTCTCACTTTTTTTAGGGCatggaaatgaaaatgaattttgaatatttttttttttcagggagtAGAAAGAGTTGGGTCCACAGACACAAAGAATACGTGGCTTAAACCAAAGGCAACCACGAAAGCTGAGTATGATGTCTACACAGGTCGTTCAACTACAAAGTGGGACCCACCAATAAACCTTAAACCAAACTGAAaatttccaaaacaaaaattACCCCACCGACAGTTTTTTAAAGCAAGCTCTGTTTTTAGAACTTGCTACCTAATCTTAAGACACCAGATTAATCCTAAGAAAACCGTCATTAAGAGAATAAAAATCTAAATTAAGAAAAGGGTTGATGCTATTCTTGTTGTTGAACATTTGAGACTAAATAAGATAGAAAATTTACCAAATTTCCACCGAGCCTGAATGAGGGCGAGTTGAGGATTGTGCACCAAGAATGGCACAGTGCGCCACAAGAAATCAGGCTCTGGCTGAAAATCAGCGTCAAAGATAGCAACAAAATCACATTGCTTCACGTAGCTATGTTTCATGCCTTCTTTCAATGCCCCTGCTTTGTATCCATTCCTGTTGTCCCTCACCTCATACTTTATGTTCACTCCTTTGCTTGCCCATCTTTGGCATTCCAGCTGCACCAGCTCCTGCATTTGTTTCGTTCTCACAAATGTCAATCATTAAGTTAATAATAATCACATGATTAATGTATATTTATATTTGCAATTCAGTTGAGTGCATGTTTGGAGTTTGGACACATGCTGAAATATTGCATAAGTCAAAATTTTGGTAAACATTCCCAAAATCTAAAAAATGTTCCTTCTGTCTATGGAGATTTTGGCTCATCATTTTGATTTTTAACTGTGCAGTCAAACATGCAATTAGAATAATAAGTCATAGCACTATTCATAAAGTGATGGTTTTGTTTGGTATTGTCATAATGGGTTTTAGCTCACATTCAAAAATCTTCTACAActaattttaagaaaataattaattttgagaaaAGTTTATGTTAGTTGCTTCTAAGTGATATAATTGATTCTGGAGAAATAGTAGCAGATTCAAACATGTTTTTAGACTTTCTTGAGGAACTTGGATCTCGGCTACCTTTGAAGCAAAATTACAAGTGTATAAAAGTTTTGACCAATTTAATCTTTTATAAATGAAtccaaaaaatttaatattataaacAAGACAAAGAATTTGCAGTAGAGGAGTAGAGAATTGCAGAGAATATGACTGCAGATGATCCGTGTTGTTTTCCTGAGTGCTTATGACCAACCTTGATTGTTGGATCAGTGGAGTCATCAAGGACTTGTATAATGATCCTATCTGAAGGCCAAGAAAGCCCACATCCAGCTCCAATTGAGAGTTGATAAACCTGCATTAATAAGAGAACTCAAGATCAAGCCTTGAAGGAAATGCTCTGCTTTAAAAAACTTCACACAACAAAAACAGAACAAGAAAGTGGATTGGAAGAACTACAGAAATTAAACCATTGTTTAAAGCAAAGCACCTCTCTTTCATTGTACATGGGGATTTGAACAAGAACCATTGGGTAAGAAGAGTTTcccaactcaatgtcatccttCATTGGCTCCCATTTGTAACGCTTCTCTGGCTTTCTACCAAACACCTTGATCAGAGTAATGACAACCCCCATGTAAACCCTCTCAATGAACATCATCACCGACAAgatcaaacaaaaaaacactGCTAATCTCAGCAAAGGGACAACCAATGGTGCTTTTATTTGACTCCAAATCAACGAAAGCTGCATGGTAATGTCATCCCTAGCCCCTTGGAATGCATATGGGAGAGTTGTAGTTGAAGAAATGCGTTCCATtggaacagaacagagaaaaacAGAGAAATGGGAAATGAAGGATGAAGTGAACTAGATCAAGAAGGGGTTTATATAAAACAATCAATTTTGGTAAAGGAACAggaatattttctttttggtattGTTGTTTTGCTTCTGGGCCACGCAAAAAACAATGTCAGTCTCTCTAGCTTGCTCAAGCCCCCCAACAAAGAAAGCTAGAGAGAGAAGAAAACCATATATGCTAGATCTCAGAACATGTAACTTTTTTAAAGGTTTTCACAAGGCCAAACAGGccctatctataatctatctaccAAAACGTGCTTCTCCTGAAATGGGAAACTGGAACCTGGTGACCACAACAAGACCACTTGAACGAAAAGAGTCAAATTCTGTTGTTCTGCTTCTATaatcaaaagaaaagagaagcaGAACACAACAATGACAAAAAAAGAGGACAGGAAAGGACAGGAAATGAAGGAAGAAGTAAGAGATGAAATGGAGGGAGAGAATGTTCTTAATTTGATATTAGGATTTAGAAGGTTTCTCTATGTGGGTGGATGTGTGTTGCATTGCTTggattctctctctctaattGTTTGCTTTTTATAATGGCTTTGGCCTCCCAATGCTTGAGGAACTCTCACCCTCTATAACTGTTGAAAAATATTGCTGCCACAACAACCACGAGTGTGAGGCTTATATAAAACCGGCAACAACAATACATGTGAAGTTAGGGAGGGAATATTTAAGATATCAAATTATGGAATCATACAATTAAAAATCGTGATAATGCCACATTACAGCATTAGCCTAATACTAATGTTAATTGTATgtcaaaaaaaatgttaattgtACATTTTTTCCCACAGAACTCCTTCAAAGTTTTTActattatttgtgtttttttttaatatctttTGGTCTTGTACCCTTTATTTGTCCTGGTCCGCCTCACTTTCATAAAAGAAATTCAAGAaataagaaaaatgagggtgggGATGACTTCTATAGTGATTTatggaaagtttttttttttcaatgaagaAAAATTTAGGGTGTCGGGGTCCAAGGCAGGGAAAGTTGTTGGACTCAAGTAGTTGTTACAACAGACTTACATTGGGACTAGCGAGAGTTTGAACCTGCGATCTGTCAGATACGAGATATTGTCATGTTCTACTAGATCAACTCTTTGGGCTCATtgtatgttgtatagtataaagtTAGATAGTATAATACTTGATTGTACTAAGTCTGATAAAAATTTGATACTATACAACATTTGGACATAATAACTTATCAtttcgtttaaattaatataaacatACATTtcttacatttaaaaaaaatataaacatatgTTTCGTGaattattgaataatgatatatattataaaattgaGAATGATGTTTGTGTGTGGCGACAGTGAAGGGAGGTGGTTGTGGAGGTATGGTTGTGGAGGTACTGGTGGCAgagggttgtggtggtggcgataatGATGGCGGTGGAGGGTTGTGGAAGTGGCGGCgatggtggtggatggtgttgTGGAGAGATTGTGGTGGCAGCAGTGTTGTAGGGCGGTGATGCTTCAGATGGTGACGGCGGTGATGTTGaaaggtgatgatgatgatgatagtggtgGCAGCGACTCTAGATGGAGGTGGTTATGGAAGTAGTGAGTCATGGCGgtatgtggtggtggtggcgatgacgaTAATGGtggaggcagtggtggtggagggttgtGATAGTGCCATAGTGGTGATAGATGGTGTTAGTAGAGAGTCTTGGGGTGGTGGCAGTGTTGTAGGGCGGTTGGGGCAACGATGGAGGTGGTGTTGGAAGTAGtggttttttcttttgataGGCAAGAAAGTAGTGGTAATTGTGGTGGTGTGTTGGTATAGTCTTGTTATTCTTTTTTAATCTTAAAtcaagtaatttttttatttaggcTCTTAACTCAAAAAGATAGTAAAATCTTTGATATCTGTGTAAAACATGTACACAATCGATAAGTAATTATTAAAAGCTTTTttaggcaaaaaaaaaattgtttgaaataaagcagcatctccaatgctaattCTTATttattagttcttagcactattcacgtgggcccgtattgccacatgtgtttaagcaactttcaagcaattttgctctaaccatgagttcttagttcttaccactatttatttggtcccaccaactacattatttatactttttattttcataaagtaataaaacagaactcataaagtaataaagtaatttggatgagagagaaataattaatattttaaactaagaactcaaaaagcaaaactccttatataagaactgagttcttatttttaagaactaaggagtccatgtcagcacctccaatggtaaagttcttagttcttagttcttaactccaagGTAGAGGAATTAATGGTCATTGATATATGATATGCCACTTGAAAAGAAAAAGTCAATGATAATTAACATGTTTTAACGATTAAAAAGAATTTTAAAAAGCGAAAGTTGATGATAATGAGCTAAAAAATACTAGTACTAGTGTACTATTCTTTTTTGGTTTTGACCAATGTATCCCCATAGCCGACAgtcgtgagactaatccctcgccccacggtccgcgcactaagcggtagggacCTATACTACTAACTTGTTAGAATTTATTGAATATTTCAATTCGTATCATTTTTTCCTaaagaaaaactcaaaacaCCCgcacatttatttatttttggtacATTTTATTAATCACACTAAAAGTCCCCACTTTATAAAAATGTGCCAATGTATGCACCAAAAAAAATGTGCCAATGTGtaggcaatttttttttaaaatgtgcCAATGTATGCACCAATAAATGAGCGGGTGTTTTGAGTTTTATGGAAGGAAATACGAATAAAAAATGTATGGAAGGAAAAGTTAGATGTGAACAAATCAAAGCTGGTATTAAAATAAATAGTTGAAGTGTTAGAGTAGTATATTAGAAACCAATAATCCCTTCACACTACAATATATTTTGCTTTTATCAACATTGATGTATGCAATGTGCAAATAGAGTTGTCTAAAATTGTATCAGGAATAGTTCGTGTCTGTTGTCATAAGAAGTCTGTCTAGTCAACACAATTTTTCACAACACTAAATAAATGTGTCATATTCTATAATAAAGATAAATTATTTTGTGATAATTGTTGCATATTCCACACAATATGTTATATTTTCTCATAGTGTTGCCATAGAATACGAGAATTTGTTACCAAAGAGAATGTTGGAACATGAGACTGTTAGAAATTGTTGCGTAAAGTTAGAAATCATTTTTCGTGTATATGACAAGATTTTGAACTGTTGAATAAAGCAAAAAAATGGTGTAGTCGATCAAGCTATTACAACATTTTTTGCTTTTCACAATAGTTGAAAATCGCAACCATAAACACGAAAAACATATCCTAAACGCGGAACAATTTTTGATGGTCTCATGCTCCGGTATTTCATATTCCTTTactaataaattttcaaactctATAGTAACAATGTGAGAAAATATAAACTATTTGTGTAAAAGTCAATAATTATCATGTAATAATTGTTTCTTATTATTATATACAAACCACTTATTTAGTGTTGTAAAGAAACACATTGCCTAAAATGAGCTCTCCGTGGCAACAGTCACGAATTGTTCCAATGCACTTTAGGCAACATTTTTTTGCATGTGTTGCTTAAACCAATGTTaccaaaactaaaaaaatgctgtagtgtttttttattagaagaatttaGAACAACATTGAACTCTAAATCTCTTGATCATTGACACTCTAATTCCATGTCAGATAATCAAATAATTTATCTTAAAAACTTAAACTGTTAAATAAACTgacatgattttatattatgaGAAGAATTTAGAGTGGTAAGACTAAACTCACCACTTGATCATTGAGACTCTAACACCATGTCTAATAACTTATCCTAAAAACTTTATCCTAAAAACTTAATCCGTTAAATAAAGTgacatgattttatattattatttagagtaaaatacactctcTCTCTTGAGGTTTATCAAAATGACACTCAACCTTATTCTTTACCAAAATCTACAATCCATCCCACTCAATATAACAAGTTAATTACATGTTAAAAGATGCTAACAAAATATTATCTTTAATTATAGTCGTGGCCCGTGGGCCATAATTGGAGCTGGTAAGTTGGCCCATTTTCTATTGTAGTGAAAGTTTGAAGAGCAaaacgtaattttttttttatggccAAAATGTAATTTGTTAAATGTATCTTTGTTTAAGGCATCATCATAAGAGAAAGGGGAATTAAATCAGATAGAATAATCATTCTTTAGTAGTCTGGAATCTCTTTAAACCTTcacctacttttttttttttttataagcaaagaaATGCATTAATGGGAAACCTTCACCTACTTAATACACTTTCCTTAGTCAATTGCATATAAGTACTTACCGACGTGTAATTGTTTACTCTCAGTAACTTAATTCTAACATTACGAGAGTAATCTCCACTAACACATcaagggatggcaatgggtagggtttgtgtagggtactatagtacccatcttcatacccgcgttttcaaaAAGTACCTGTACCAGTTCTCATACCCGCGTTTTCATAAAgtacccgtacccgtcc
This is a stretch of genomic DNA from Lotus japonicus ecotype B-129 chromosome 1, LjGifu_v1.2. It encodes these proteins:
- the LOC130730248 gene encoding glucomannan 4-beta-mannosyltransferase 9-like; amino-acid sequence: MERISSTTTLPYAFQGARDDITMQLSLIWSQIKAPLVVPLLRLAVFFCLILSVMMFIERVYMGVVITLIKVFGRKPEKRYKWEPMKDDIELGNSSYPMVLVQIPMYNEREVYQLSIGAGCGLSWPSDRIIIQVLDDSTDPTIKELVQLECQRWASKGVNIKYEVRDNRNGYKAGALKEGMKHSYVKQCDFVAIFDADFQPEPDFLWRTVPFLVHNPQLALIQARWKFVNSDECLMTRMQEMSLDYHFTVEQEVGSSTYAFFGFNGTAGIWRISALNEAGGWKDRTTVEDMDLAVRASLKGWKFLYLSDLKVKNELPSTLKAYRYQQHRWSCGPANLFKKMVLEIVRNKKVSLWKKIHVIYSFFFVRKVVAHINTFVFYCIILPATVLVPEVVVPKWGAVYIPSVITILNAVGTPRSLHLMVFWILFENVMSLHRTKATIIGLLEASRVNEWIVTEKLGDALKAKAGGKAPKKPRFRVGDRVHMLELGVGFYLFFCGCYDVMFGKNHYFIYLFIQAFAFFIMAFGYVGTFVPNS